One Synechococcus sp. JA-2-3B'a(2-13) genomic window carries:
- the leuC gene encoding 3-isopropylmalate dehydratase large subunit, with protein sequence MSERTLFDKVWDAHTVRILPSGQTQLFIGLHLIHEVTSPQAFAMLRERHLPVLFPERTVATVDHIIPTDNRARPFADPLAEEMIQELERNCRQYGIRFYNSGSGRQGIVHVIAPEQGLTLPGMTIACGDSHTSTHGAFGAIAFGIGTSQVRDVLATQTLALSKLKVRRIEIHGKLGPGVYAKDVILHIIRKLGVKGGVGYAYEYGGSAIEAMSMEERMTLCNMSIEGGARCGYVNPDAVTFEYLRGREFAPQGSDWEEAVAWWKSLASDGNARYDDVVVFQAADIAPTVTWGITPGQGIGVDERIPAPEDLPESERELAKEAYAYMDLQPGDPIVGTPVDVCFIGSCTNGRLSDLREAAKIAKGRRVAPGVKAFVVPGSERVKQEAEQEGLREIFEAAGFEWRDPGCSMCLAMNPDRLVGRQISASSSNRNFKGRQGSPSGRTLLMSPAMVAAAAVSGKVVDVRTLL encoded by the coding sequence ATGAGCGAGAGGACATTATTCGATAAGGTGTGGGATGCCCATACGGTGCGGATTTTGCCCTCTGGGCAGACGCAGTTGTTCATCGGCCTGCACCTGATCCACGAGGTGACCAGCCCGCAGGCTTTTGCCATGCTGCGGGAGCGTCATCTGCCGGTTCTGTTTCCCGAGCGGACGGTGGCCACCGTGGATCACATCATTCCCACCGACAACCGGGCACGGCCTTTTGCGGATCCCTTGGCAGAGGAGATGATCCAGGAATTGGAGCGCAATTGCCGGCAATACGGCATCCGCTTCTACAACAGCGGCTCCGGTCGGCAGGGGATCGTGCATGTGATTGCCCCGGAGCAAGGGTTAACTCTGCCGGGGATGACCATCGCCTGTGGGGACAGCCACACCTCTACCCACGGGGCCTTTGGGGCCATTGCTTTTGGGATCGGCACCAGCCAGGTGCGAGACGTATTGGCCACCCAAACTTTGGCTTTGTCCAAGCTCAAGGTGCGCCGCATTGAGATCCACGGCAAGTTGGGGCCGGGAGTTTACGCTAAGGATGTAATTCTGCACATCATCCGCAAGCTGGGGGTCAAAGGCGGGGTGGGCTACGCCTACGAGTATGGGGGCAGCGCCATTGAAGCCATGAGCATGGAAGAGCGCATGACCCTCTGCAACATGTCCATCGAGGGAGGGGCCCGCTGCGGCTACGTCAACCCCGATGCGGTGACCTTTGAGTATTTGCGGGGGCGAGAGTTTGCCCCCCAGGGATCCGATTGGGAAGAGGCGGTAGCCTGGTGGAAAAGTCTGGCCAGCGACGGCAATGCCCGCTACGACGACGTGGTGGTATTCCAAGCCGCAGACATTGCGCCGACGGTTACTTGGGGGATCACCCCCGGCCAAGGGATTGGGGTGGATGAGCGGATCCCTGCCCCAGAAGATCTGCCGGAAAGCGAGCGGGAACTGGCCAAAGAGGCCTATGCCTACATGGACTTGCAGCCGGGGGATCCCATTGTAGGGACACCGGTGGATGTCTGCTTCATCGGCAGTTGCACCAATGGCCGCTTGAGCGACCTGCGGGAGGCAGCCAAGATTGCCAAGGGGCGGCGGGTGGCCCCAGGGGTGAAGGCGTTTGTGGTGCCCGGCTCAGAACGGGTAAAGCAGGAGGCAGAACAGGAGGGCTTGCGGGAGATCTTCGAGGCGGCAGGGTTTGAGTGGCGGGATCCCGGTTGCTCCATGTGTTTGGCGATGAACCCGGATCGGCTGGTGGGGCGCCAGATCAGCGCCTCTTCTTCCAACCGCAACTTCAAGGGCCGCCAGGGATCCCCCAGCGGGCGCACTCTGCTCATGAGCCCGGCCATGGTGGCAGCAGCGGCAGTCAGCGGCAAGGTGGTGGATGTGCGGACACTGCTTTAA
- a CDS encoding XdhC family protein, which produces MDETFYRQLADMLSRGPLVVATVVRTQGSVPHQAGAKLAVGSDGTLLGTIGGGAAEAEVIARAQTLLQTAVPVGDGDGESSPAGMQVSLDLNSPPLGVCGGRMHIWLQRWQGSLAQTLVAQILQALTQGPRAWLITPLDPQGFPYLRLGDSNVEHFASLPSRPQLLAGSWVEPLLPSPTLLIVGAGHCGLSLAQIAHLAGFRIWVQDDRPDWVTPQRFPVAERLCSEPFAQLIPHLHRIPQLYIALVTRSYSLDCQILRAIYHSGLTPHYLGMIGSRKRVQTVLRTLAQEGIPETAVS; this is translated from the coding sequence GTGGACGAGACCTTTTACCGACAGTTGGCAGACATGCTCTCCCGCGGGCCGCTGGTGGTGGCCACGGTGGTCCGCACCCAGGGATCTGTGCCTCACCAGGCGGGGGCAAAACTGGCCGTGGGATCTGATGGCACCCTGTTGGGCACCATTGGCGGTGGAGCTGCCGAAGCGGAAGTCATTGCCCGAGCGCAAACCCTTTTGCAGACCGCTGTTCCCGTTGGCGATGGCGATGGGGAGTCCTCGCCGGCTGGGATGCAAGTTTCCCTTGACCTCAACAGCCCTCCCCTGGGCGTTTGCGGGGGACGGATGCACATTTGGCTACAGCGATGGCAGGGATCCCTTGCCCAAACGTTGGTGGCCCAGATCCTCCAGGCTCTGACCCAAGGGCCAAGGGCTTGGCTGATCACCCCCCTCGATCCCCAGGGGTTCCCCTACCTCAGGCTTGGCGACAGCAATGTGGAGCACTTTGCCTCCCTGCCATCCCGCCCACAGCTCCTCGCGGGATCCTGGGTCGAGCCCCTCCTCCCTTCCCCCACCCTGCTGATCGTCGGAGCGGGCCACTGCGGCCTGTCCCTGGCCCAGATCGCCCATTTGGCCGGCTTTCGCATTTGGGTTCAGGACGATCGCCCGGACTGGGTAACCCCTCAGCGCTTTCCCGTTGCCGAGCGGCTGTGCTCAGAACCCTTTGCCCAACTTATCCCCCATCTGCACAGGATCCCGCAGCTCTACATCGCTCTTGTGACCCGCAGCTACAGCCTCGATTGCCAAATCCTGCGGGCCATCTACCACTCCGGCCTGACCCCCCACTACCTGGGGATGATCGGCAGCCGCAAGCGGGTGCAAACCGTACTGCGAACCCTGGCCCAGGAAGGGATCCCGGAGACCGCCGTCAGCTAG
- the gyrB gene encoding DNA topoisomerase (ATP-hydrolyzing) subunit B, with protein sequence MTENYGAEQIQVLEGLEAVRKRPGMYIGSTGPKGLHHLVYEVVDNSVDEALAGYCNDIQISLHPDGSVSVLDNGRGIPVDIHPKTGQSALVTVLTVLHAGGKFGGGGYKVSGGLHGVGVSVVNALSEWVEVTVWREGKVYFQRFERGAVVGSLKSEPQPKGSNRRGTEVRFKPDGLIFPEREFDYAVLAARFRELAYLNAGLKITFSDLRRDPPHCETYQYAGGIKEYVAFINHEKTPIHSDIIYIQGERDGVEVEVALQWCSDVYTDTLIGFANNIRTNEGGTHLEGLKTSLTLTINSQARKLNKLKDSDSNLAGENVREGLTAIVSVKVPNPEFEGQTKTKLGNTEVRGIVQTLVSEALTEYLEFNPNVARGIVDKAIQSFNAAEAARRARELVRRKSALESSTLPGKLADCSCRDPAESEVYLVEGDSAGGSAKQGRDRQFQAVLPLRGKILNIEKADPAKIYKNAEIQAMITALGLGVKGDEFDPSQLRYHRIILMTDADVDGSHIRTLLLTFFYRYQKALLEQGYVYIACPPLYKIEWGRNNVRYCYSDAEKDQILRGLPANAKYTIQRFKGLGEMMPEQLWETTMNPATRTLKQITIEDAVEADRIFTILMGDAVGPRREFIEAHSAHLDLAALDI encoded by the coding sequence ATGACGGAAAACTACGGTGCAGAGCAGATCCAAGTTTTGGAAGGCTTGGAGGCTGTGCGCAAGCGGCCTGGCATGTACATTGGCTCCACCGGGCCGAAGGGGTTGCACCATTTGGTGTACGAGGTGGTGGACAACTCTGTGGATGAGGCCCTGGCCGGCTATTGCAATGATATTCAGATCAGCCTGCATCCCGACGGCTCGGTATCCGTTTTGGACAATGGCCGTGGCATTCCGGTGGACATCCACCCCAAAACCGGTCAGTCGGCCCTGGTTACGGTGCTGACGGTGCTGCACGCGGGGGGCAAGTTTGGCGGTGGCGGCTACAAAGTCTCCGGTGGGCTGCACGGGGTGGGCGTGTCGGTGGTGAATGCCCTCTCCGAATGGGTGGAGGTGACGGTTTGGCGAGAGGGCAAGGTTTACTTTCAACGTTTCGAGCGCGGGGCGGTGGTGGGATCCCTGAAATCTGAACCCCAACCCAAGGGATCCAACCGGCGGGGTACAGAGGTGCGCTTCAAGCCGGATGGGCTGATCTTTCCCGAGCGAGAGTTTGACTATGCCGTATTGGCGGCCCGCTTTCGCGAGTTGGCCTACCTCAATGCCGGCTTGAAAATTACCTTTAGCGATCTGCGGCGGGATCCGCCTCACTGCGAAACCTATCAATATGCAGGCGGCATCAAGGAATATGTAGCCTTTATCAACCACGAAAAAACGCCCATCCACTCCGACATCATCTACATCCAAGGGGAGCGGGATGGGGTGGAGGTGGAAGTGGCCCTGCAGTGGTGCTCGGATGTGTACACCGACACTTTGATTGGCTTTGCCAACAACATTCGCACCAACGAAGGAGGCACCCACCTAGAGGGCCTGAAAACCTCTCTCACCCTCACCATCAACAGCCAAGCCCGCAAACTCAACAAGCTGAAAGATTCCGACAGCAACCTGGCTGGGGAAAATGTGCGCGAGGGGTTGACGGCCATCGTCTCGGTCAAGGTACCCAACCCCGAGTTTGAGGGGCAAACCAAAACCAAGTTGGGCAACACCGAGGTGCGGGGCATTGTGCAAACCCTCGTCTCCGAGGCGCTCACGGAGTACTTGGAGTTCAACCCCAACGTGGCCAGGGGGATCGTCGATAAGGCCATCCAGTCCTTCAATGCTGCCGAGGCAGCCCGGCGGGCCAGAGAATTGGTGCGGCGCAAATCTGCCCTGGAATCTTCCACGCTGCCGGGGAAGTTGGCCGATTGCAGTTGCCGCGACCCGGCGGAGTCTGAGGTGTATTTGGTGGAAGGCGACTCTGCAGGGGGCAGCGCCAAACAAGGTCGGGATCGGCAGTTTCAGGCGGTGTTGCCCTTGCGCGGCAAGATCCTCAACATTGAAAAGGCGGATCCCGCCAAGATCTACAAAAACGCCGAAATTCAGGCGATGATCACAGCGCTGGGTTTGGGAGTTAAAGGCGATGAATTTGATCCCAGCCAACTGCGCTACCACCGCATCATCCTCATGACCGATGCCGATGTGGACGGTAGCCACATTCGCACCCTGTTGCTGACCTTTTTCTACCGCTATCAAAAGGCGCTTCTGGAACAGGGCTATGTCTATATCGCCTGTCCGCCGCTCTACAAAATCGAGTGGGGTCGCAACAATGTTCGCTACTGCTACAGCGACGCCGAGAAAGACCAAATCCTGCGGGGGCTGCCTGCCAACGCCAAGTACACCATCCAACGGTTCAAGGGTCTGGGGGAAATGATGCCTGAACAACTTTGGGAGACCACCATGAACCCGGCAACGCGCACCCTCAAACAAATCACCATCGAAGATGCGGTGGAGGCGGATCGCATTTTCACCATCTTGATGGGAGATGCTGTTGGTCCCCGACGGGAGTTTATTGAGGCCCACAGTGCCCATTTGGATCTGGCGGCTCTCGATATTTAG
- a CDS encoding polysaccharide deacetylase family protein, giving the protein MHSLKALKALIFCLAFLLVGLIYYCTVEAQPLFELNLTATSEYNLILPIESIRVVRGANPQDLLIYLSAPSAAWIHQEEVNGHYLIDIPYGVITRTTTVEIASDLPYRLSWGNQNEQTGRLLITPAPPRVEVFLQHSWIPDPDFLDPAENTQPLQLPLEEMLGPLLEVPPRSAFLTIDDGPWPQSTPRLLQVLDDLQIPATFFVIGTHVSRFPELAQLIQAHHHTIANHTFTHDYQRLYGSNELFYAEVDQTTQLLKTLNLDPQLVVRPPGGFRLDSALRRSLEQAGYRVLYWNMSPEDAYAGQSAAQLLERVRAQLPAIQASDQPLVLLLHDRWPHTAEALPDIVAAIEGAGYRFLPWPAFRDPV; this is encoded by the coding sequence ATGCACTCTCTGAAAGCGTTGAAAGCGTTGATATTTTGCCTAGCCTTCCTACTGGTTGGACTGATCTACTACTGCACGGTAGAGGCCCAGCCTCTTTTTGAGCTGAACCTGACGGCCACCTCGGAATACAACCTCATTCTCCCCATCGAAAGCATTCGGGTGGTGCGCGGCGCCAATCCCCAAGATTTGCTCATTTATCTATCAGCTCCTTCTGCAGCCTGGATCCATCAAGAAGAGGTGAACGGGCACTATTTGATTGACATCCCCTACGGAGTCATTACCCGTACAACAACCGTCGAGATTGCCTCGGATCTGCCCTATCGACTGAGCTGGGGCAACCAAAATGAGCAGACGGGGCGACTGTTGATTACCCCTGCTCCCCCTCGTGTGGAGGTGTTTCTGCAGCATAGCTGGATCCCGGATCCCGACTTTCTCGATCCGGCAGAAAATACTCAACCTTTGCAACTGCCCTTGGAAGAAATGCTGGGGCCTTTACTGGAGGTGCCGCCTCGTTCTGCCTTTCTGACCATTGACGATGGCCCCTGGCCTCAGTCTACCCCCCGACTTTTACAGGTTTTGGATGATCTTCAGATCCCGGCCACTTTCTTTGTTATCGGCACCCACGTTTCCCGATTTCCTGAATTGGCTCAATTGATCCAGGCCCATCACCACACCATAGCCAATCACACTTTTACCCACGATTATCAACGTCTCTACGGAAGCAACGAGCTGTTTTATGCTGAGGTGGATCAGACAACCCAACTGCTCAAAACGCTGAACTTGGATCCCCAACTGGTTGTTCGCCCACCGGGAGGTTTTCGCCTAGATTCTGCTTTGCGTCGCTCTCTGGAGCAGGCAGGATATCGAGTTCTTTACTGGAACATGAGCCCGGAAGATGCTTACGCGGGCCAAAGCGCAGCCCAACTTTTGGAGCGTGTTCGAGCTCAGTTGCCGGCGATCCAGGCTTCCGATCAGCCCCTGGTTTTGCTGCTCCACGATCGCTGGCCCCACACTGCAGAGGCCCTGCCGGATATCGTCGCCGCCATTGAAGGGGCGGGCTATCGCTTTTTGCCTTGGCCGGCCTTCAGGGATCCCGTTTGA
- a CDS encoding RNA-guided endonuclease InsQ/TnpB family protein: protein MTQVLTVPCKLKVSQSQAAKLDATMDAFVQALNWVNQNTPEKVVNAVKLQSLCYYQIRARFGLSSNLAQQVCRRLAGARKVARQKNRPVKAFKRGFATYDARIFSFREKDWTVSLTTVGGRERFELAIGRYQREQLAGSNPKSATLVKRKDGSYSIQICVETEPSPPQGTDRVLGVDLGRTDIAHTSEGDNWNGQQLNKVRDHHSRLRAALQRKASKGTRSSRRRCRELLQRLSGKERRFQAWVNHRISKAIVSRAKTTNSAIALEDLTGIRERVNQQPRSKAERRRTNNWAFYQLRMFVVYKAAIAGVPVVLAPPAYTSQTCHRCLHIHPDPTQSYRSGKKFKCGHCGWEGDADLNGANVIALLGAAVNQPRGSWLACQLQGYRKLALYCEAVRVG from the coding sequence ATGACCCAAGTCCTGACCGTCCCCTGCAAGCTCAAGGTGTCCCAGTCGCAAGCCGCAAAGTTGGATGCGACAATGGATGCCTTTGTGCAGGCGTTGAACTGGGTCAACCAAAACACACCAGAAAAAGTAGTCAACGCAGTCAAACTCCAGTCCCTTTGCTATTACCAGATTCGCGCTCGGTTTGGCTTGTCCAGTAACTTGGCTCAGCAGGTCTGCAGACGGCTGGCCGGTGCCCGTAAAGTTGCCCGACAGAAAAACCGTCCGGTCAAAGCGTTCAAGAGAGGCTTTGCGACCTACGATGCCCGTATCTTTTCGTTTCGCGAGAAAGACTGGACGGTGTCGCTGACCACGGTTGGGGGTCGAGAGCGCTTTGAGCTGGCGATTGGCCGTTACCAGAGAGAACAGTTGGCAGGCTCCAATCCCAAATCTGCCACTCTGGTCAAGCGCAAAGATGGCTCCTACTCCATTCAAATCTGTGTGGAAACGGAGCCATCCCCACCGCAAGGCACGGATAGAGTGCTGGGCGTGGATTTGGGAAGGACGGATATTGCTCATACATCGGAAGGAGATAACTGGAATGGACAGCAGTTGAACAAAGTCCGAGACCATCACTCGCGGTTGAGGGCGGCACTCCAACGCAAAGCCAGTAAGGGCACCCGCAGTTCGCGGCGCAGATGCAGAGAACTGTTGCAACGGCTGTCTGGCAAGGAGAGGCGCTTTCAGGCGTGGGTCAATCATCGCATCTCCAAAGCTATTGTCTCTAGGGCAAAGACCACAAACAGCGCTATTGCTCTGGAAGACTTGACAGGGATCCGGGAAAGGGTCAATCAACAGCCACGCAGCAAAGCTGAGCGCCGCAGAACCAATAACTGGGCATTCTACCAGCTTAGGATGTTCGTGGTCTACAAGGCTGCCATTGCCGGAGTACCTGTGGTGCTGGCTCCGCCTGCCTACACGTCGCAGACCTGCCACCGGTGTTTGCACATCCATCCCGATCCTACGCAATCCTATCGCAGTGGAAAGAAGTTTAAGTGTGGACACTGTGGATGGGAAGGGGATGCGGATTTGAATGGTGCGAATGTGATTGCGCTTTTGGGGGCTGCTGTAAACCAGCCTAGAGGTTCGTGGTTGGCTTGCCAACTGCAGGGCTACCGAAAGCTCGCCCTGTACTGCGAAGCAGTCAGGGTCGGGTAG
- a CDS encoding NAD(P)/FAD-dependent oxidoreductase, with translation MKLSSRNLEVALNKIYDVIVAGGGAGGLSAAIYLARYGLSCLVVEKGRGRSFWMQDLRNYLGLPPTTPGRELLRQGTEHALSLGVDYLRGFVEDATDEGDLFAVKVKVGKMNSLYPVFRSKYLIAATGIMDELPQLSDMQNVYDYAGYSLHVCMICDGYEMRDQKSVLIVNSEDRINTAFVLNWFTPYISVLTHGLCSVGPDMRKKLADHGYPLYESPIRRFLGENHQLQGVELEDGTYIEATTGLVAMGARYHNAYLKGIPGLKWQGENLLTDEWCRTDHPRLFALGDLKQGLNQVSIAVADGTLAATAIWRDIRRASPARKWEERLLSAPRSPAGPSG, from the coding sequence ATGAAACTGAGCAGCAGGAATCTAGAAGTTGCTTTGAACAAAATCTATGACGTGATTGTGGCCGGAGGGGGAGCAGGGGGGTTGTCGGCGGCAATCTATCTGGCCCGTTACGGACTGAGTTGCCTGGTGGTGGAGAAGGGCAGAGGCCGCTCTTTTTGGATGCAGGATTTGCGCAATTATCTGGGATTGCCTCCGACCACTCCCGGACGAGAGCTGTTGCGACAGGGAACAGAGCATGCCCTCAGCTTGGGGGTAGATTACCTGCGCGGTTTTGTGGAAGATGCCACCGATGAGGGAGACCTCTTTGCGGTCAAAGTCAAGGTGGGAAAAATGAACAGCCTCTACCCCGTTTTTCGGAGCAAATATTTGATCGCGGCAACCGGCATTATGGACGAGCTGCCTCAGTTGTCGGATATGCAGAATGTTTACGACTACGCGGGCTATTCACTGCATGTCTGTATGATCTGCGACGGCTATGAAATGCGGGATCAAAAGTCAGTGTTGATCGTCAATTCGGAAGATCGGATCAATACAGCTTTTGTCCTCAACTGGTTTACACCCTATATCTCGGTGTTGACCCACGGCCTCTGCTCGGTCGGCCCCGACATGCGCAAAAAACTGGCGGATCATGGCTACCCCCTCTACGAATCTCCTATTCGCCGCTTTCTTGGAGAAAACCATCAATTGCAGGGTGTGGAGTTGGAAGATGGCACTTACATCGAAGCAACTACCGGCTTGGTGGCGATGGGCGCCAGATACCACAATGCCTATTTGAAAGGGATCCCCGGCTTGAAATGGCAAGGGGAAAACCTGCTAACCGACGAGTGGTGTCGCACTGATCATCCGCGGCTGTTTGCGCTGGGCGATTTGAAGCAGGGCCTGAACCAAGTGTCGATTGCGGTTGCCGATGGTACCTTAGCTGCCACAGCCATTTGGCGGGACATCCGACGGGCCTCGCCTGCACGTAAATGGGAAGAGCGGCTGCTCTCGGCACCCAGAAGCCCAGCAGGGCCTTCCGGTTAA
- the rimM gene encoding ribosome maturation factor RimM (Essential for efficient processing of 16S rRNA), which yields MMARDPDWLLVGQVVAAHGLRGWLRVRCWSDFPERFTEPGPRWLQRDTDPEPLLHPLIEGQFFPAKGLYLVRLEGIPNRTVAETWVGARLLVPASHRLPLQPEEYHYRDLIGLAVYHQGELLGQVSGILAAGQDVLEITTSDHRQVLIPFVKALVPVVDLEKGALHVQPPPGLVESFLG from the coding sequence ATGATGGCCCGGGATCCCGATTGGCTGCTGGTGGGACAGGTGGTGGCGGCCCACGGCTTGCGGGGCTGGCTGCGGGTTAGGTGCTGGTCGGATTTTCCAGAGCGCTTCACAGAGCCTGGACCACGCTGGTTGCAGCGGGATACGGATCCCGAGCCCCTGCTGCACCCCTTGATCGAGGGGCAGTTTTTCCCGGCTAAGGGTCTTTATTTGGTGCGACTGGAAGGGATCCCCAATCGAACGGTGGCTGAGACCTGGGTGGGGGCTAGGCTGCTGGTACCGGCTTCCCACCGCTTGCCCTTGCAGCCGGAAGAGTACCACTACCGCGATCTCATCGGCTTGGCCGTCTATCACCAAGGGGAGCTGCTGGGACAGGTTTCGGGGATTTTGGCAGCCGGCCAGGATGTGCTGGAGATAACGACCTCTGACCATCGGCAGGTGTTGATACCCTTTGTGAAAGCCCTGGTGCCTGTCGTGGACTTGGAAAAAGGCGCGCTTCACGTGCAGCCGCCGCCGGGGCTGGTGGAGAGCTTTCTGGGTTAG
- a CDS encoding SPFH domain-containing protein, with protein MPGILAAIALIFVGYLFNSVKIISQGYEALVERLGRFHRKLTPGLHFILPPIDRIVFQETIREKVLDVPPQQCITSDNVSLMADAVVYWRITDMIKARYAVEDVQRALVNLVLTALRAEIGRMDLDQTFSSRAEINARLLTELDEATDPWGIKITRVEVRDIQPSKTVQDSMEKQMAAEREKRAAILKSEGEQQASINQAAGAAKAQLLRAEAEKRERLLLAEGTAEAIKTIAATLQENPEAANALQYLMAQNYIDMGFKVGSSPSAKVIFMDPNSIPGTLQGLLSMVDVAKGGEGSRAAASQKLRTPASFPTEVDFPRLD; from the coding sequence ATGCCAGGTATCTTAGCGGCCATTGCCCTGATCTTTGTCGGCTACCTGTTCAACTCGGTCAAAATCATCAGCCAGGGGTATGAGGCATTGGTGGAGCGTTTGGGCAGGTTTCATCGCAAGCTGACCCCAGGATTGCACTTTATTCTTCCCCCTATCGATAGGATTGTGTTCCAGGAAACCATCCGCGAGAAGGTGTTGGACGTGCCTCCTCAGCAGTGCATCACCAGCGACAACGTCTCTTTGATGGCCGATGCGGTGGTCTATTGGCGCATCACCGACATGATCAAGGCCCGCTATGCGGTGGAGGACGTGCAGCGGGCTTTGGTTAACCTGGTGCTGACGGCTCTGCGGGCAGAAATTGGCCGCATGGATTTGGATCAAACCTTTTCCTCCCGCGCCGAGATCAACGCCCGCCTTTTGACAGAGCTGGACGAGGCCACAGATCCCTGGGGGATCAAGATCACCCGCGTGGAAGTCAGGGACATTCAACCCTCTAAGACTGTGCAAGACTCGATGGAAAAGCAGATGGCTGCCGAGCGGGAGAAGCGGGCCGCCATTCTGAAATCAGAAGGGGAGCAGCAGGCCAGCATCAACCAAGCGGCTGGGGCCGCCAAGGCGCAGCTATTGCGGGCAGAAGCGGAGAAACGGGAGCGGCTGCTGTTGGCTGAGGGCACGGCTGAAGCCATCAAGACCATCGCCGCCACTTTGCAAGAGAATCCAGAGGCAGCCAATGCGTTGCAATACCTGATGGCGCAAAACTATATCGACATGGGCTTCAAGGTAGGCAGCAGTCCCAGCGCCAAGGTAATCTTCATGGATCCCAATTCGATCCCTGGCACCCTGCAAGGGCTGCTCTCCATGGTGGACGTGGCCAAGGGTGGGGAAGGATCTCGCGCGGCGGCCTCTCAGAAGCTGCGTACCCCGGCTTCTTTCCCAACCGAAGTGGACTTTCCGCGGCTCGACTGA